A DNA window from Deinococcus sonorensis KR-87 contains the following coding sequences:
- a CDS encoding beta-galactosidase, with protein sequence MTKSSHLELGVCDYPEHVPQDRWAVYAQQQKALGLTYVRIAEFAWALMEPAEGQYDWAWLDQAIETIAAEGLQVVLCTPTATPPAWLIRQHPEILPVDREGRVREFGSRRHYDFASPVFRAHSRRITRAMAERYGQHPAVIGWQTDNEFGCHDTARSWGGASAAGFPAWLEQRYGTLERLNEAWGNVFWSMDYQEWNQIRPPTLTVTEINPSHLLDFYRYASNTVQSFQEEQLEVLRELSPGRWVTHNFMIFESGFDHYKVAAQLDFASWDNYPTGMLEFFSGWMPEETKLHYARTGHPDLVSFQHDLYRGLLKRPIWVMEQQCGQVNWAPYNPLPADGAVQLWTAQAWAHGADVVSYFRWRAATMAQEVMHSGLLRHDETPDRGYTEVQALSLDAFPLGDIPARVALLHDYESLWLYDVQRHAAGLSYWAQVMAYYSALRRLGQDVDILHPDSDLSGYAVIVAPALTVMTPERAAHLEQAAEHAQLVFGPRSGYRTVSGRTPEDGQPGAALARLQGVRLLNFDSLRPGLEVPVAGEDGAPFLASSWAESYRLEGAQARYRYGPGPQAGQAAVTEQGAVTVIGAHSDGLIQAVLQAVLQRAGVPVEPLPEGVRVSRRAGRTLLQNWSQTEVHLEGTVLPPPPSPYAEDKMRLHAGASRFSLGMNVSAVRIGTGWFTRDASVYQESDLDQATHLAVTSLKWLLVGWASSPHSWATR encoded by the coding sequence ATGACCAAATCATCCCACCTCGAACTGGGCGTCTGTGATTACCCGGAGCACGTGCCGCAGGACCGCTGGGCCGTATACGCGCAGCAGCAGAAGGCGCTGGGCCTGACTTACGTGCGTATCGCGGAATTCGCGTGGGCGCTGATGGAACCGGCGGAGGGGCAATATGACTGGGCGTGGCTGGATCAGGCCATTGAGACCATCGCCGCCGAGGGCCTCCAGGTGGTGCTCTGCACCCCCACCGCCACCCCACCGGCGTGGCTTATCCGTCAGCACCCGGAGATTCTGCCGGTAGACCGGGAAGGCCGGGTCCGCGAGTTTGGGTCGCGGCGGCACTATGACTTCGCCAGCCCGGTGTTCCGGGCGCACTCACGGCGCATCACGCGGGCGATGGCGGAGCGCTACGGCCAGCACCCGGCCGTCATCGGCTGGCAGACCGACAACGAGTTCGGCTGCCACGACACGGCCCGCAGCTGGGGAGGCGCGAGTGCCGCGGGGTTCCCGGCGTGGCTGGAGCAGCGGTACGGGACGCTGGAGCGGCTGAACGAGGCGTGGGGCAACGTGTTCTGGAGCATGGACTACCAGGAGTGGAACCAGATTCGCCCGCCGACCCTGACCGTAACTGAGATCAATCCTTCGCACCTGCTGGATTTCTACCGCTACGCCTCTAACACCGTGCAGAGCTTTCAGGAGGAGCAGCTGGAGGTGCTGCGCGAGCTGTCGCCGGGCCGCTGGGTCACTCACAACTTCATGATCTTCGAATCGGGTTTCGACCACTACAAGGTGGCGGCGCAGCTGGATTTTGCCAGCTGGGATAACTACCCGACCGGCATGCTGGAATTCTTCAGCGGCTGGATGCCGGAGGAGACCAAGCTGCACTATGCCCGCACCGGCCACCCGGACCTGGTTTCGTTTCAGCATGATCTGTACCGGGGGCTGTTGAAGCGCCCGATCTGGGTGATGGAGCAGCAGTGCGGGCAGGTGAACTGGGCGCCGTACAACCCGCTGCCGGCCGACGGGGCGGTGCAGCTGTGGACCGCGCAGGCATGGGCGCACGGGGCGGATGTGGTGAGCTACTTCCGCTGGCGCGCGGCCACCATGGCCCAGGAAGTGATGCACTCGGGCCTGCTGCGCCACGACGAGACCCCCGACCGTGGCTACACCGAGGTGCAGGCCTTGTCTCTGGATGCCTTTCCGCTGGGAGACATCCCGGCGCGGGTGGCATTGCTGCACGACTACGAGAGCCTGTGGCTGTACGACGTGCAGCGGCATGCAGCCGGCCTCAGCTACTGGGCGCAGGTGATGGCCTACTACAGCGCCCTCAGGCGCCTGGGGCAGGATGTGGACATCCTGCACCCGGACAGCGACCTGAGCGGGTACGCGGTGATCGTCGCGCCGGCCCTGACCGTGATGACCCCCGAGCGGGCCGCCCATCTGGAGCAGGCGGCCGAGCACGCCCAGCTGGTGTTCGGCCCGCGCAGCGGGTACCGGACCGTCTCGGGCCGCACGCCGGAGGACGGTCAGCCGGGCGCGGCCTTGGCGCGGCTGCAGGGGGTGCGGCTGCTGAACTTCGACAGCCTGCGCCCCGGGCTGGAAGTGCCGGTGGCGGGGGAGGACGGGGCACCCTTCCTGGCGAGCAGTTGGGCGGAGAGCTACCGGCTGGAGGGGGCGCAGGCGCGGTATCGCTATGGGCCGGGGCCGCAGGCGGGGCAGGCGGCGGTGACCGAGCAGGGGGCCGTGACGGTGATCGGGGCGCACAGTGACGGGTTGATTCAGGCGGTGCTGCAGGCGGTGCTGCAGCGGGCCGGGGTGCCGGTGGAGCCGCTGCCTGAAGGCGTCCGGGTGTCCCGGCGCGCGGGCAGGACGCTGCTCCAGAACTGGAGCCAGACCGAAGTCCACCTCGAAGGGACTGTCCTCCCCCCACCTCCTTCACCCTACGCTGAGGACAAGATGCGACTTCATGCTGGGGCCAGCCGGTTCAGCCTTGGCATGAACGTCTCTGCGGTCCGTATTGGAACCGGATGGTTCACGCGGGACGCTTCTGTTTACCAAGAGAGCGACCTCGACCAGGCCACTCATCTGGCGGTCACCTCATTGAAATGGCTTCTGGTGGGCTGGGCCTCCTCCCCTCACTCATGGGCCACCCGGTGA
- a CDS encoding extracellular solute-binding protein has protein sequence MKKAAMFVTLALGLSALSSAYAADPAFPKVDASKKVTLEVWSWVPGLDKTVAAFTKAYPNISVKIVNLGGGPNTYTKLQTALKAGSGAPDVAQIEYGFLPAFADTGGLVDLSKYGANDYKKYFVPWTWGQVSPEGKAVYAIPQDTGPFAMVYRQDILKKYGVAVPKTWAQYAAAAATVNKKSNGQVKLGNFYSTFAPWFMALAWADGGQFFKRDGDGWIQTLNNPAAKRVLNYWYGLVKKGDVGTVNAFSADYWNAAGAGKIASNFEAAWGPGGYAGSLKDKSAGLWRAADLPQWTAGSTVKSGNWGGSSNVVTTQSKNPKEATLFALWLNLSSSAISANWINGGLFPASAEGLKLPVLHDTTKNPSKFFGSQDISSVYARASQGVNVNFQWAPWFPFANDNFNKQIDLMLKGKLTPDQALDAWQAETLADARKEGYTVK, from the coding sequence ATGAAGAAAGCTGCGATGTTTGTCACCCTGGCGCTCGGCCTGTCGGCCCTGAGCAGCGCCTACGCCGCCGATCCCGCGTTCCCCAAGGTGGATGCCAGCAAGAAGGTCACCCTGGAAGTCTGGTCCTGGGTCCCGGGCCTCGATAAGACCGTGGCCGCCTTCACCAAGGCCTACCCGAACATCAGCGTCAAGATCGTGAACCTGGGCGGCGGTCCCAACACCTACACCAAGCTGCAGACCGCCCTCAAGGCCGGCAGCGGCGCGCCCGACGTGGCCCAGATCGAGTACGGCTTTCTGCCGGCCTTCGCCGATACCGGCGGCCTGGTGGACCTGAGCAAGTACGGCGCCAACGACTACAAGAAGTACTTCGTGCCGTGGACCTGGGGTCAGGTCAGCCCGGAAGGCAAGGCCGTGTACGCCATCCCGCAGGACACCGGCCCCTTCGCGATGGTCTACCGCCAGGACATCCTGAAGAAGTACGGCGTGGCGGTGCCCAAGACCTGGGCGCAGTACGCCGCGGCCGCCGCCACCGTCAACAAGAAGAGCAACGGTCAGGTGAAGCTGGGCAACTTCTACAGCACCTTCGCGCCGTGGTTCATGGCGCTGGCGTGGGCGGACGGCGGCCAGTTCTTCAAGCGTGACGGCGACGGCTGGATTCAGACACTGAACAACCCGGCGGCCAAGCGGGTGCTGAACTACTGGTACGGGCTGGTCAAGAAGGGCGACGTGGGCACCGTCAACGCCTTCAGCGCCGACTACTGGAACGCGGCGGGCGCCGGCAAGATTGCCAGCAACTTCGAGGCCGCCTGGGGCCCGGGCGGCTACGCGGGCAGTCTGAAGGACAAGTCGGCCGGGCTGTGGCGCGCAGCGGACCTGCCGCAGTGGACGGCCGGCAGCACCGTCAAGAGCGGCAACTGGGGCGGCAGCAGCAACGTCGTGACCACCCAGAGCAAGAACCCGAAGGAGGCCACCCTGTTTGCCCTGTGGCTGAACCTGAGCAGCAGCGCCATCAGCGCCAACTGGATCAACGGCGGCCTGTTCCCGGCCTCCGCCGAGGGCCTCAAGCTGCCGGTGCTGCACGACACCACCAAGAACCCCAGCAAGTTCTTCGGCAGCCAGGACATCTCGTCGGTGTACGCCCGGGCCAGCCAGGGCGTGAACGTGAACTTCCAGTGGGCGCCGTGGTTCCCGTTCGCCAACGACAACTTCAACAAGCAGATCGACCTGATGCTCAAGGGCAAGCTGACCCCGGATCAGGCGCTGGACGCGTGGCAGGCCGAGACCCTGGCCGACGCCCGCAAGGAAGGCTACACCGTCAAGTAG
- a CDS encoding carbohydrate ABC transporter permease: MLRRESFSPVQWLLLAIFTVYCLLPLWWVFTTMFKDNGQLFASFGLWFATPSHLTSNLHELFTRDDGIFTRWLLNSVVYAGATALGSVLVSAMAGYAFSKFQFTGRNAIFTIILATIMVPSTALVLPIFLLMQKTGLLNTYWAVILPGLVNPFGLYLMRLFWDAGFPTELMEAARIDGAREGTIFWNLGLPLVRGGLVTVGLFAFVGAWNNFFLPLVVVNRSELFPLTLGLSVWNQTSASSGREPIYTVIVLGALISILPLVIAFLSLGRYWQGGLASGAVKG, translated from the coding sequence ATGCTGCGCCGCGAGAGCTTTTCGCCGGTGCAGTGGCTGCTGCTGGCCATCTTTACCGTGTACTGCCTGCTGCCGCTGTGGTGGGTGTTCACCACCATGTTCAAGGACAACGGGCAGCTGTTCGCAAGTTTCGGGCTGTGGTTCGCCACGCCCAGCCACCTGACCAGCAACCTGCACGAGCTGTTCACCCGGGACGACGGCATCTTCACCCGCTGGCTGCTGAACAGCGTGGTGTATGCGGGCGCCACCGCGCTGGGCAGCGTTCTGGTGAGCGCCATGGCCGGTTACGCCTTCTCCAAGTTTCAGTTCACGGGCCGCAACGCCATCTTCACCATCATCCTGGCGACCATCATGGTGCCGAGCACGGCGCTGGTGCTGCCGATCTTCCTGCTGATGCAGAAGACCGGCCTCCTGAACACCTACTGGGCCGTCATCCTGCCGGGGCTGGTGAATCCGTTTGGCCTGTACCTGATGCGGCTCTTCTGGGACGCGGGCTTCCCCACCGAACTGATGGAGGCCGCCCGCATTGACGGGGCGCGCGAGGGCACCATCTTCTGGAACCTGGGGCTGCCGCTGGTGCGCGGCGGACTGGTCACAGTGGGCCTGTTCGCCTTTGTGGGCGCCTGGAACAACTTCTTCCTGCCGCTGGTGGTGGTCAACCGCTCCGAGCTGTTCCCGCTGACGCTGGGTCTGTCGGTGTGGAACCAGACCAGCGCCAGCAGCGGGCGCGAGCCGATCTACACGGTCATCGTGCTGGGCGCGTTGATCAGCATCCTGCCATTGGTGATCGCGTTTCTGAGCCTCGGCCGGTACTGGCAGGGTGGCCTCGCCAGCGGCGCCGTCAAGGGCTGA
- a CDS encoding LacI family DNA-binding transcriptional regulator: MAHTVTLEDVARRAGVSPSTASRVLSGSIRVTARKTEAVMQAVQELGYSPNQIAQGLARGRSMNIGVVTQDISSVFYAEMLRGIEQGLADSEYRPLFISGHWQVAEERAALDALLGRPVDALIVLGGHTPDAVLQLLATRVPLVLVGRAQPPADGSGRPSAYSLRVDNALGARLGVQHLLELGHRRIAFISGPPDHVDAQERLRGYREALAHAGLPLDPQLVLHGDFQEASGEAAVEQLLTRGSPFTAVFAANDQMAFGARLALYRHGLRVPQDVSLLGFDNLTVSAYQTPPLTTVEQPTRQMGHDAAQLVLSVLAGQPQTQPSYQPRLVQRDSTAAPPASTRP, translated from the coding sequence TTCGCCCAGTACCGCTTCTCGGGTGCTCAGCGGCAGCATCCGGGTCACCGCCCGCAAGACCGAAGCGGTGATGCAGGCGGTGCAGGAACTGGGGTACTCGCCCAACCAGATCGCGCAGGGGCTGGCGCGCGGCCGCTCCATGAACATCGGGGTGGTGACCCAGGACATCTCCAGCGTGTTCTACGCCGAGATGCTGCGCGGCATTGAGCAGGGGCTGGCCGACAGCGAGTACCGGCCGCTCTTTATCAGCGGTCACTGGCAGGTGGCCGAGGAGCGGGCCGCGCTGGACGCGCTGCTGGGCCGCCCGGTGGACGCCCTGATCGTGCTGGGCGGCCACACCCCGGACGCGGTGCTGCAGCTGCTCGCCACCCGGGTGCCGCTGGTGCTGGTGGGCCGCGCCCAGCCGCCCGCCGACGGCAGCGGCCGCCCCTCGGCCTACAGCCTGCGGGTGGACAACGCGCTGGGCGCGCGCCTGGGGGTGCAGCACCTGCTGGAGCTGGGACACCGCCGCATCGCCTTCATCTCGGGTCCCCCCGACCACGTGGACGCCCAGGAGCGGCTGCGCGGCTACCGCGAGGCGCTGGCGCACGCTGGGCTGCCGCTGGACCCTCAGCTGGTGCTGCACGGCGACTTTCAGGAGGCGTCCGGTGAGGCGGCGGTGGAACAGCTGCTCACCCGCGGCTCCCCGTTCACGGCGGTGTTCGCCGCCAACGACCAGATGGCCTTCGGGGCGCGGCTGGCGCTGTACCGGCATGGGCTGCGGGTGCCGCAGGACGTCTCGCTGCTGGGCTTCGACAACCTGACCGTCTCGGCCTACCAGACCCCGCCCCTCACCACCGTCGAACAACCGACCCGCCAGATGGGGCACGACGCGGCCCAGCTGGTGCTGTCGGTGCTGGCTGGCCAGCCCCAGACCCAGCCGAGCTATCAGCCCCGGCTGGTACAGCGTGATTCCACCGCCGCCCCGCCCGCTTCCACCCGGCCCTGA
- a CDS encoding carbohydrate ABC transporter permease, whose protein sequence is MTALTQTQVADPRPRRRRAGRATPWFFLAPFLLAFIAFFIAPVCYAIYLSLFIKKRSGIGPARDVFGGLANYVRAFQDTDFLQSVGHILLFGVIQIPLMLVLAVALALVLDAAKGSASRFFRTAFYLPYTVPSVIAGLLWGYLYSKNLSPFNQITGAKTDFLSSQIILFSIGNIVTWTWTGYNMITLYAALQNVPSDIYEAARIDGANNWQLTRFVKLPLLRPTLLLTTIFSIIGTMQIFSEPFVLRPLGYVPDNITPNTYLYLTVARDGNFGYGAALAVLLALFTLLLSGFFLRYAATGGES, encoded by the coding sequence ATGACTGCACTCACCCAGACCCAGGTCGCTGATCCGAGGCCCCGGCGCAGACGCGCTGGACGGGCCACTCCCTGGTTTTTTCTGGCGCCATTCCTGCTGGCGTTCATCGCCTTCTTCATCGCGCCGGTCTGTTACGCCATCTACCTCAGCCTATTCATCAAGAAACGCAGCGGCATCGGTCCGGCGCGTGACGTGTTTGGGGGGCTGGCCAATTACGTGCGGGCCTTCCAGGACACCGACTTCCTGCAGTCGGTCGGGCACATCCTGCTGTTCGGCGTGATCCAGATTCCGCTGATGCTGGTGCTGGCGGTCGCGCTGGCGCTGGTACTGGACGCGGCCAAAGGGTCGGCCAGCCGCTTCTTCCGCACCGCCTTCTATCTGCCGTACACAGTGCCGAGCGTGATCGCGGGTCTGCTGTGGGGCTACCTGTACAGCAAGAACCTCTCGCCTTTCAACCAGATCACCGGGGCCAAGACCGACTTCCTGTCGAGTCAGATCATCCTGTTCTCCATCGGCAACATCGTGACCTGGACCTGGACCGGCTACAACATGATCACGCTGTACGCTGCCCTCCAGAACGTCCCGAGCGACATCTACGAGGCCGCCCGCATCGACGGAGCCAACAACTGGCAGCTGACCCGCTTCGTCAAACTGCCGCTGCTGCGGCCAACGCTGCTGCTGACCACCATCTTTTCGATCATCGGGACGATGCAGATCTTCAGCGAACCGTTCGTGCTGCGTCCCCTGGGTTACGTGCCGGACAACATCACGCCCAACACCTACCTGTACCTGACTGTGGCGCGCGACGGCAACTTCGGGTATGGCGCGGCGCTGGCGGTGCTGCTGGCCCTGTTCACGCTGCTGCTCAGCGGCTTCTTCCTGCGCTACGCCGCCACCGGAGGCGAGTCCTGA
- a CDS encoding GH1 family beta-glucosidase — MTQLDTPTTAPTTVLRAQFPSDFIFGVATSAFQIEGATHQDGRGDSIWDTFCREPGRILDGSNGDVACEHYERWPADLDLMQRLGVNAYRFSVAWPRIQPNGTGAANAAGLDFYERLTDGLLTRGIQPHLTLYHWDLPQTLEDQGGWRNRDTAEHFAEYARLVAERLGDRVRSIATLNEPWCSSILSHQLGEHAPGMRDRRAALQAAHVLLLAHGRAMQAMRALNLPAELGIVLNLQPAYPASSSAADQDAARRSDGTFNRWFLDPLLRGEYPQDIWADYGDDVPQVQPGDLETIREPLDFLGVNYYSRSYHAQDGHRPQDAEYTTMGWEIYPQGLSDLLQRLNRDYTVPPLLITENGAGYHDQLEADGQVHDEARVRYLQQHIGAVNDALQAGVPMRGYFAWSLMDNFEWAHGYDKRFGLVYVDYATQERILKDSARWYQQFLAGR; from the coding sequence ATGACCCAGCTCGATACCCCCACCACCGCGCCCACCACCGTGCTGCGCGCCCAGTTTCCCAGCGATTTCATCTTCGGGGTGGCGACCTCCGCCTTTCAGATTGAGGGGGCGACCCATCAGGACGGGCGTGGCGACAGCATCTGGGACACCTTCTGCCGCGAGCCGGGCCGAATTCTGGACGGCAGCAACGGGGACGTGGCCTGCGAGCATTACGAGCGCTGGCCCGCCGACCTGGACCTGATGCAGCGCCTGGGCGTGAATGCCTACCGCTTCTCGGTGGCGTGGCCCCGCATCCAGCCGAACGGCACGGGGGCGGCCAACGCGGCGGGACTGGACTTCTACGAGCGGCTGACCGACGGCCTGCTCACCCGCGGCATCCAGCCGCACCTCACGCTCTACCACTGGGATCTGCCGCAGACGCTGGAGGACCAGGGCGGCTGGCGCAACCGCGACACCGCCGAGCACTTTGCCGAGTACGCCCGGCTGGTCGCGGAGCGGCTGGGCGACCGGGTGCGCAGCATCGCCACGCTGAACGAGCCGTGGTGCAGCAGCATCCTCAGTCACCAGCTGGGCGAGCACGCGCCGGGCATGCGTGACCGCCGCGCGGCGCTGCAGGCCGCCCACGTGCTGCTACTGGCCCACGGCCGGGCCATGCAGGCGATGCGGGCCCTGAACCTGCCGGCCGAACTGGGCATTGTGCTGAACCTGCAGCCGGCTTACCCGGCCAGCAGCAGCGCCGCCGATCAGGACGCCGCCCGCCGCTCCGACGGCACCTTCAACCGCTGGTTCCTGGACCCGCTGCTGCGCGGCGAGTACCCGCAGGACATCTGGGCCGACTACGGCGACGACGTGCCGCAGGTGCAGCCGGGCGACCTGGAGACCATCCGCGAGCCGCTGGATTTCCTGGGTGTCAATTACTACTCCCGCAGCTACCACGCGCAGGACGGTCACCGGCCCCAGGACGCCGAGTACACCACGATGGGCTGGGAGATTTACCCCCAGGGCCTCTCGGACCTGCTGCAGCGCCTGAACCGCGACTACACCGTCCCCCCGCTGCTGATCACCGAGAACGGTGCCGGGTACCATGATCAGCTGGAAGCGGACGGTCAGGTGCACGACGAGGCGCGGGTGCGCTACCTGCAGCAGCATATCGGTGCGGTGAATGACGCGCTGCAGGCGGGCGTGCCGATGCGCGGCTACTTCGCCTGGAGCCTGATGGACAACTTCGAGTGGGCGCACGGCTACGACAAGCGCTTCGGCCTGGTGTACGTGGACTACGCCACCCAGGAGCGCATCCTGAAGGACAGCGCCCGCTGGTACCAGCAGTTCCTGGCTGGCCGCTGA
- a CDS encoding bifunctional alpha,alpha-trehalose-phosphate synthase (UDP-forming)/trehalose-phosphatase: MSLIVVSNREPYSPRVLDGGQVAWLPSIGGLTSALDPVMQRMGGSWIAWGEQFPGVGRVQLPVTNPRYTVERLVLSSEEVDAYYYGFSNRALWPMCHYFIERARYLQSNWEAYRDVNERFADAAARQYHPGDLIWVHDYQLALVPGQLRERLPDARIGMFWHIPWPAQDVFRTLPWDAQILKGMLGADLIGMHTPSYVRHFLSACESVLGLEVGRNTVVWEGRTVQVQSRPIGIETATFEELAASPEVETLSSRIRQGLQTMMLLGVDRLDYTKGIPERLEAFDAFLDAYPDLRGRVTLVQIAVPSREEVESYAQLRSQVEGLVGRINGKHAQNGWTPIHYVYRGLSREELVAHYRAADVMLVTPLRDGLNLVAKEFAASSRDGVLLLSRFAGAASELPEALHVNPYDHDGLAQAIHAALHLPLDEKQLRLKQLRERLEHDDLGRWTEAFLHELSLPDTLPDALLQLGQQPLLILCDYDGTIAPISRLPRDADPQPGAWEAFSRLLHHRQRRVAIVTGRRSVQVYGFLPLPDLPVVGLHGMEWPDRSAPAPDRAAIASLAQQLPSAHGLRIEDKRWTLAVHYRNVAPGEQAEVEARLRAVRLPAGWELIEGKKVVEYRPGGYGKGRAVQQLVEQHPGYLPVFIGDDATDEEAFAVMKELGGVSIKVGAGPTLAPYRLANPAAVVELLRAWAGSAPVDPPTEVVKEAASRSG, from the coding sequence ATGAGCCTGATCGTGGTCTCGAACCGCGAACCGTACTCGCCGCGCGTGCTCGACGGCGGGCAGGTGGCGTGGCTGCCCAGCATCGGCGGGCTGACCTCGGCGCTCGACCCGGTGATGCAGCGGATGGGCGGGAGCTGGATCGCTTGGGGCGAGCAGTTTCCTGGCGTGGGCCGGGTGCAGCTGCCGGTCACCAACCCGCGGTACACCGTGGAACGGCTGGTGCTGAGCAGCGAGGAAGTGGACGCGTACTACTACGGCTTTTCCAACCGCGCGCTGTGGCCGATGTGCCACTACTTCATCGAGCGGGCGCGCTACCTGCAGAGCAACTGGGAAGCGTACCGCGACGTCAACGAGCGCTTCGCCGACGCCGCCGCGCGGCAGTATCACCCGGGCGACCTGATCTGGGTCCACGACTATCAGCTGGCGCTGGTGCCGGGCCAGCTGCGCGAGCGCCTGCCGGACGCCCGCATCGGCATGTTCTGGCATATTCCCTGGCCCGCCCAGGACGTGTTCCGCACGCTGCCCTGGGACGCCCAGATCCTGAAGGGAATGCTGGGGGCCGACCTGATCGGGATGCACACGCCCAGCTACGTGCGGCATTTCCTGAGCGCCTGCGAGTCGGTGCTGGGGCTTGAGGTCGGGCGCAACACGGTGGTCTGGGAGGGACGCACCGTGCAGGTGCAGTCGCGGCCCATCGGCATCGAGACGGCCACCTTCGAGGAACTCGCGGCGTCTCCGGAGGTCGAGACGCTCTCGAGCCGCATCCGCCAGGGCCTGCAGACCATGATGCTGCTGGGCGTGGACCGGCTGGACTACACCAAGGGCATCCCCGAGCGCCTGGAAGCCTTCGACGCGTTTCTGGACGCCTACCCGGACCTGCGCGGCCGGGTGACGCTGGTGCAGATCGCGGTGCCGAGCCGCGAGGAGGTGGAGAGCTACGCCCAGCTCAGAAGCCAGGTGGAGGGGCTGGTGGGGCGCATCAACGGCAAGCACGCCCAGAACGGTTGGACACCCATCCACTACGTGTACCGGGGCCTCAGCCGTGAGGAACTGGTGGCGCACTACCGGGCGGCCGACGTGATGCTGGTCACGCCGCTGCGCGACGGCCTGAACTTAGTGGCCAAGGAATTCGCGGCCAGTTCCCGGGATGGCGTGCTGCTGCTCTCGCGCTTCGCCGGGGCGGCCAGCGAACTGCCGGAGGCGCTGCACGTCAATCCCTACGATCACGACGGGCTGGCGCAGGCGATCCACGCGGCGCTGCACCTGCCGCTGGACGAAAAACAGCTGCGCCTGAAGCAGCTGCGTGAGCGGCTGGAGCACGACGACCTGGGCCGCTGGACCGAGGCGTTCCTGCACGAACTGAGCCTGCCGGACACCCTGCCGGACGCCCTGCTGCAGCTGGGCCAGCAGCCGCTGCTGATCCTGTGCGACTACGACGGCACCATCGCGCCAATCTCGCGCCTTCCGCGCGACGCTGACCCACAGCCGGGCGCCTGGGAGGCGTTCTCACGGCTGCTGCACCACCGCCAGCGCCGGGTCGCCATTGTGACCGGGCGGCGCAGCGTGCAGGTGTATGGTTTTCTGCCGCTGCCGGACCTGCCGGTGGTGGGCCTGCACGGCATGGAGTGGCCGGACCGCTCGGCGCCGGCGCCGGATCGCGCGGCCATCGCGTCACTGGCCCAGCAGCTGCCCTCGGCGCACGGCCTGCGCATTGAGGACAAGCGCTGGACGCTGGCGGTGCATTACCGCAACGTGGCCCCCGGGGAGCAGGCAGAGGTAGAGGCACGGTTGCGTGCCGTCCGGCTCCCTGCCGGCTGGGAGCTGATTGAGGGCAAGAAGGTGGTGGAGTACCGCCCGGGCGGCTACGGCAAGGGCCGCGCGGTGCAGCAGCTGGTGGAGCAGCACCCCGGCTACCTGCCGGTCTTCATCGGGGACGACGCCACCGACGAGGAAGCGTTCGCGGTGATGAAGGAGCTGGGCGGCGTGAGCATCAAGGTGGGCGCCGGACCGACCCTGGCCCCCTACCGCCTCGCCAACCCGGCGGCCGTGGTGGAGCTGCTACGTGCCTGGGCCGGCTCGGCGCCGGTGGACCCTCCCACCGAGGTGGTCAAGGAAGCGGCCAGCCGGAGCGGGTAG